TTTTATAGGTTTTATCCAGTCCGTCAAAAATCGGAATACGCAAGGTTAGCCCCACCCCATAGGAACGAAACCATTGATTGGACGGACCGGAGTGGAACCAATGATAACCCTTATCCGTATATGCAGCATATCGCCAACTGCCTGTCAGACTAAGAGAAGGGATATATCCATTAGTAATGATCTTCTTTTGTCGTTCCGCCAGTTGCACTTGCGATTGTGAGAGTTGAAGTTCATAGATGTTTTCCGACAAGCCGGTCAGGGCTACCGTAGTAATGCTATCGGCATTTACCGGTGTCAGTGCGATTTCCTTTTCAGCCGGATAATCCATAATGTATTTCAGCATATTCAATTGCTGTTTCATCATGGCTTGTGCATTATCATATTGCACCTTCAGATTTTCCAAATTGATATTGACTCTTTTCAGATCGACTTCCATAGACATTCCGTTATCAAAGAAAGCCTGTGTAATATCTCTCAATTCTTCCAAACGAGTGATATTTGCTTTTATCAGCATGATTTGTTCAGCTGTGACCTGTCCGAGATAATACATCTTACTGATTTGAAGAATAACATCTTCCCTGGCTTTTCCATAAGACAGACGACTGATTTCTTCCATCACTTTAGCTATGGACATAGAAGTATAAAGAGTCTGATTGAAAAGCGGCATCTGCATTTCCAGCCCTGCATTAGCAGAATGTTGCAATGTTTTCGTTATATTATAGGGAACTCCGTAAGATGAACCGTCTGTGACTGACACCGGAGGATCAAAATTGTTATTATAACCGGCCATCGCATTAATTTGCGGCAACAGCTTCGAACGGTTTTCAGATACGCCATATTTACTTTTCTGTATTTCTTTACGTTTCCCTTCTAACGACAAGTTATTGTCAATACCAATACGGAGACAATCCTCTAATGTCAGAATCTCTACCTCCTGTGTGTTCCCGTTTAACACGAACAAGAAAAAAAAGGAAAAAATGAATAGTAGTCTTTTCATAACATAATGCTCTATTATTGGCTACAAATTTAGTAGCTTACAGCATAATAAGACTATCCACAAACTATTTGTTTATATTCATATTTTCCTTTTTCAACGAAGAAACAATAAACAACCACTCCCATAGATAAAAACGTAAATCCTCTTTTAATCTATCATCTGCATCTATCACCTATCACCACCTAAAACCTGTGATATGCTCATCGCAGAAAGAAGCGCCAACAAGAGGCTATTTCAGTTTCATACTTGGAAACTTTAGTTTCTATGGCTTGGCACTTTAGTTTCCTCAGTGCGAAACTATAGTTTCTCTAGTGATGAAACTAAAGTTTCACAACTAGGAAACTAAGGTTTCTCACTGGGGAAACACTTGTTTCAAGCCTTGAAACGATTAGTTTCCCTATACGAAACGACTTGTCTCCCTACATACAACTTCTATTCATCCCAAGGCATAATAATATAAAGCCATAGGACGAAGAAAAGTCAGGCTGTTGATAGACAAATCTCCGTCCTTAGTCGATTTTATTTTTATCTATTCCAATATCTGCCTAGTTTTGAAGTATTAAAACCAATAAAAGCATAAGAAAGATGAGAAAAGACATGAAACTGATAGGATTGATAGCCTGCTTACTGTGTTGCGCAGGTTTTGCCAATGCACAAGAAGCCAATAAAACGCAAGAAAGGCGGCAACAAGAAAAGCGTCTTCCACGCGAAGTTCTGAATCCGGAAAAGGTAGCAACCCAGATGACAGACCAAATGAACAAGTCACTTCAACTGACAGATAAACAATATAAAAAAATATATAAGTTAAACTTGAAAGAGCAGAAAGCATTCTTCAAGGCTATGCAAAATTCGGGTGACCAACGTCCGCCAATGGGAGAAGGGCCTGGCATGCGGGGAGGACGTCCGCCAATGGGCGGAGGTCAACCACCCATGATGGGAGAAAGTGGTTTCCCAGGCAGAATGGGAGGCGGTCCGATGATGCGCAGAGATACCAATTCTGCCGACTCACTAAAGAAAGCCGCAGAAGCCAAAGAGAAGAAAATAAAAAAGATTCTAACAAAAGAGCAGTATGAGAAATGGCAGGCTGAACAAAGTGCCGCGCGAAAAAAAGCTTCTCAAAGAAGAATGCATAAAGAGATTCATTCCGACGAAAACCCGGATTTTGAACAGAAAAGTCTATAAATATCACACTTTATATGTTTCTATGAACAGCGTTTGTTTTTCATAATTTTTTAGTGAATGCAAAGTAACGGCTCTCTTCGTGATGAAGAGAGCCGCCCTTATTTAATAACCTTATGATATATACAATAGGTTTATATGCTATTTCATTCAAGACTTCTTCACTATCCTGTTCCGCTGCATCCATGCAAGGACCATAACCCCGATCAGCAACAAAGCCAGCGCTGCATAAGCAATACTTTCTGTAACCTGTATGCTTTGCGGATCAAACCACATTTCGATGGTATGTTCCCCTGCCGGTACATTTATCGCACGTAAGATATAATCTGCACGGGCAATATCAACGGGCTGACCGTCAATAGTCGCCTGCCATCCCGGATAATATATTTCGGAGAAAACAACAACTCCATCTTTAGGAGTGGAAGCTTTATAAACCAGACGATTCGGCTCGTAACTAGTCAATCGGATGGTAGATAGAGAATCTTTATATCCTTCTGTCACACCTTTCAATTGTTCTTTAAACTTCACATCCACTACGGCTGTTTCCGTTGGAAGAATATCATTCAAAGCATCAATTTCTTCATTTGCATTATTTACATACTGCACCTTATCAACAAACCACGCATTACCATATGCATAAGGATTTACCACAGGAACAGCCTGCCCCTGCTCTCCGGCAGGGAAAATGAAGTATTTTGTATTCAGCATATTCAGTACACGGAATTTGGAAGCGTCTACACTGTCCATCTGTCCACCGGCAGTAGCCACCGCCTGATAGGTCTCCTGCATTTCGGGCACGATATGATGATCTATCATTTCCTGATAGCGACGGAGCTTCGCTGCATGATAGCCACCGACACTTTTATGCCAGTATGCTGTATTGTTTTCATTAAACGTATTACCGGGAAAGCCTATAAAGTTCAACACACGATAATTTAAAGTAGTATCCTGAAGGATCATCTCATCCGCCTGTGTTTTAACAAACGCTTCCGTCTGCTTGGATTTTGGCACAAACTGTTCGTCGTTCAAATAGCGTTTATTGACACTCCACATATCTACCAAACACAAAAGCGCAATGCCGGCCAGTGTGAAAGAAGCTTTCAACTTCCGCCGTTGATAGAGGAATAAAAGCACACAACCTATCACGATAATCAAGAAGCTACGCCATGCATCCGAAGCGATAATAGCTTCACGCATTTCAGTCAGGTTTGTCACAAACGGAGTCAAATGTTCGGCTGGAAGTGCTTGTTTCAAAGCAGCCATCTCTTGTGTCGTAATAAAACTGGAGAAAAAAGTACCCGGAGCAACGGCTAAAATCAACGCAACACCGGCAGTCAGTACCAAAGTGGCAATCACCCCTCCGCGGTTCTCTTTCAACTTCAGAGTATCCGGTTTGCTCAAAATCTCTTTCAAGGCAAAAATCGCCAACAAAGGAATGGTAAATTCAGCAATCACCAAGATGGAAGATACGGCACGGAACTTATTGTACATCGGGACGTAATCAATAAAGAAGTCCGTCAATCCCATGAAATTCTTTCCCCATGAAAGCAGAATCGAGAAGATAGTAGCTCCCAGCAATGCCCATTTCAGAGGACCTTTCACAATGAAACAGCCCAATACGAACAGGAACATCACAAATGCCCCGACATATACAGGACCGGCTGTCCACGGTTGCTCACCGAAATATTGCGGCAACTGCGAATAAATACCGCTATACATTGGATTGGCCTTTGCCATAGCAACTTCGCTTTGCGACATCGTAGACCCCGATCCTCCTCCTTTTACGTTCGGAACCAGCAACGTCAATGTCTCGCCGATACCATAACTCCAGTTGGTTATGTAGTCACGGTCCAACCCGCTACTTGTCTGGCTGGCCGCAGCGCCCTCCTGCTTCAATTCGCTCTTGCCGCGCATCGTCTCCTTACTATATTCATAAGTATGATACAGATTGGAGATATTGATGCAAACTCCTACCACGGCAGCCAATGCCAAAATTGCGCTGGCCTTGAAGAAATGGGGCAGTTCTTTCTTTTTATAAGCATCTTCAAAGTACGCTCCCACGAAAAACAGGATCACAAACATGAAATAATAGCTCATCTGAATGTGATTCGACTGAATCTGAAGGGCGATAAACAGCGCCGTAATAATTCCGCCCAACAAGTATTTCTTCCGGTAAGCCAGAACGACACCCGCAATCGTAGGTGGAATATAAGCCAACGTCACAAACTTCCAAATGTGCCCTGCCGGTATCAGAATGAAGAAATAGGAAGAAAATGCCCACATCACTCCGCCCAATCCTGCCAGCCAGGCCGATATACCAAAGGCCCGCAAGAGAATATAGAATCCCAGCATCATAATAAAAGTCAGCACTACATAATCCGGGAGAAAGAGGCGATAAACCTTCTCCACCCCTTTCAGGGATGTTGTCGAGTCGTAACTCGGAGACATCTGATAGGTAGGCATACCTCCAAAAATCGAATTCGTCCAGCGCGTACGTTCTCCGGTACGTTCGAGATACTCTTTCGATTCTTGTCCCGCGCCGACTCCGGCAGCCGTGTCATGCTGAAACAAGATACGACCTTCAATATCAGCCGGAAAAAAATAGGCGAAAGAAAGAATGATAAAAGCCAGAATGGCTATTAAGTCGGGAAGAAACTTTTTCATTTACAATGACACGATTTACTATTTACGATTGAAGTTTGAATATAAAATAAATTACGATCTGACAATCTAACATTTACAATTGATAACGGTAGAATACCGATCTCCCACATTTATCAATCGTAAATAGAAAATCGTCAAATCGTAAATCTAATTAGTATCTATAATGATCTGCTTTATAAGGTCCGTCCACTGACACACCAATATAAGCTGCCTGTTCAGGAGTCAACTTAGTCAGTTTCACGCCGATCTTTTCAAGATGCAGGCGGGCAACTTCTTCGTCCAGATGCTTCGGCAAGCGATATACATTGATATCATATTTCTTGTTGAACAGCTCTATCTGCGCCAATGTCTGATTGGTGAATGAATTACTCATCACAAATGACGGATGGCCGGTTGCACATCCCAGATTTACCAAACGACCGTCAGCAAGCAGAATGATGCTGTGACCATCCGGGAAATAATAACGGTCTACTTGTGGTTTGATGTTCACACATTTGATGCCCGGATAATGTTTCAAGGCTTCCACCTGAATTTCATTATCGAAGTGACCGATGTTGCAAACGATAGACTGATCTTTCATTTTCTCCATGTGGTCGATACGGATAATATCGATATTACCTGTGGTAGTCACGAAAATGTTACCTTCCATGCAAGCTTCTTCCATAGTCACCACTTCAAAGCCTTCCATGGCAGCCTGCAATGCACAGATCGGGTCTACTTCCGTCACGAGTACCCGCGCTCCGTAAGAACGCATAGAATGAGAACAGCCTTTACCCACATCACCATAACCACATACTACCACCACTTTTCCGGCAATCATCACATCCGTTGCACGCTTGATACCGTCAGCCAGCGATTCGCGACAGCCATACAGATTGTCAAACTTAGATTTTGTGACCGAATCATTCACATTGAATGCCGGGAACAACAGCTTGCCTTCTTCCTGCATCTGATACAAACGATGTACGCCTGTCGTAGTTTCTTCAGACACACCACGCACTTCTTCCGCTACACGATGCCAGCGAGTACTGTCTTCCGCCAATACTTTCTTCAAGATTGCATTCAGTTCTATTTCGTCCTCTGCATGTACTTCTTTATCCAATACGGCAGCATTATTCTCCGCATCATAACCTACGTGAATCATCATCGTAGCGTCACCGCCATCATCTACAATCACATTCGGCCCTTTACCACCGGCAAAGTTCAATGCCTGCAATGTACACCACCAGTAATCAGCAAGAGTCTCCCCCTTCCATGCAAACACAGGCACACCCGCAGCAGCTATTGCAGCAGCAGCATGATCCTGCGTTGAATATATATTACAAGAGCACCAACGTACTTCAGCTCCTAAAGCCACTAATGTTTCAATCAGCACAGCCGTCTGAATGGTCATGTGCAACGATCCCATAATGCGGGCACCTTTTAACGGTTTGGATTCTCCATACTTTTCGCGAAGAGCCATCAGGCCGGGCATTTCTTTTTCTGCCAAATCGATTTCCTTGCGTCCGAAATCAGCAAGTGTAATATCTGCCACCTTATAGGGCAGAGTAGAGAATAATTCTGTAGACATATTGTAAATCATTTATATATAATTGGTGCAAAGATAGAACATTCTGATTAGTAGGGCAAAAGCTATCCGTTTTTTTTATGTTATAATAACTTGGGAGGCAATCCGCGTCTCAGAATATTGTCTTATATTTGCAACAGATGAAACAATTTCTACAACATTCTAATGAATAACAATAAATCTTCTATGAGACATTACGAGAGCAAAACGAAGGAGGAACTTTTAGAAATAATCGAACAATTAGAGGAGAAGATTGATTTTCTTTCCTCTCATTCTTCGCCTCCCTCCCAAAAACGTTTTCGCGATAAATATAGCACCCGGATATTGGATGCCCTCCCCGATATGCTCACCGTCTTCGACCATGATGCCAATATTATAGAGCTTGCTTCTTCACCAGCTACCAACCACGTAGAAGGTATCAATGCCAGTAATATCACCACCACTAACGTAAAAGATATCCTGCCGGAAGAAGCTTATGAAAGCGTCCGCAAGAATATGGATAAAGTGATCCTCACGGGAGAAAGCTCCACAGCCAGACATGACCTGATGTTGGACGGTGTTTTACATCACTACGAAAACCGCATCTTTCCTTTGGATAATGAATATCTGTTATGTATGTGCCGTGATATATCCCAACAATGGGAGGCAGAACAGACGAACGCGCAACAACAGAAAGAGCTGAAGGCCGCCAGAGTCAAGGCAGAAGAATCGGACCGGCTGAAATCTGCCTTTCTTGCAAACATGAGCCATGAAATACGCACTCCGCTCAATGCGATTGTCGGATTCTCCAAACTAATCACTAACGCAACATCTACGGAAGAGAAAAATCAATATGCGGAAATCATCGAACGCAATTCGGAAATGTTACTGAATCTATTCAACGATATTCTGGATCTGGCCTCACTGGAGGCCGACTCTTTAAAATTCAACATCCGTCCGATCAAGTTAACAGATATCTGTTTGCAACTGGAGCAACAGTTTTGCCACAAGACGCAAAACGGAGTCAAACTTATTTTAGATGATGTAGATGCGGACATGTATGCCTCCGGTGACTGGAATCGTATTATACAAATCATAAGTAACTTACTTAGTAACGCCACGAAGTTTACCCCCAAAGGAGAAATTCATTTCGGGTATCGGGAAAAAGAGGATTTTGTAGAGTTCTACGTGAAAGATAGCGGCATCGGTATTCCGGCAGAAAGAGTTGCCACTATTTTCCGCCGCTTTGGAAAGGTCAACGATTTTGTTCAGGGAACCGGGTTGGGACTGACTCTTTGCAGAATGTTAGTAGAAAAAATGGGAGGACGTATCTGGCTGCGCTCCCAGGAGGGGCAGGGAAGCAGGTTTTATTTCACTCTCCCTTTGATTCGCCAATGAATATGTCAGTTTGAGAATATAAATGACTGTATCCGAGGATGACACTTATATGACTATTTACAATTAGATACAGATAATACAGAAAACGCGGCCTGCCGATGACAAAGCCGCGTTTTCTGTATTATCTATATTTGAAAAATATTTCTTTATTTCTTAGCAGCCGGGGCACTAAGCATTTCTTTGTATTTCACCGGATCATTCAGTATTTTCATCGCTTCCTTCAAACCGTCATCATCCTTCAACTGCTGGATTATAGTACCACGTTGATAATAATAACGCTTGATGATTTCAGTAGCAATCATTTTCTTTATGTCAGTAGAGAAATAATCCAAGTCACGGTCGAGATTATGATTCAACTTCTTCTCTAGTGCTTTAAACTCCTCTGAAGCGTCATCCATATATCCTTCAAACTCGGCAGCTTCTTTCAACGTTTTCAGAATTTTCTCGCTCTGTTGGTCATACTTGAAGTCAGCTTTCTTCACCAATGCTTTAAAATCGTTATAATCAGCATCTGTCACCTCAAACTTCTCCGGAGCAACGATAGTGGGATGTTTCAAACAATACTGCGTTGCATAATCGAAAATCAGATTATCACGTACCAGATAGAATAGGATGTTCGGTAATTTCTCTTGTTTGATCGTAATATCCGGCATTACACCACCTCCGTCACGAACCTCACGTCCGGCAGCTGTATAGAATACCTTAGTTAAACTGTCGGGAATAGTGCCGACACTTCCGTCTTCATTGCGATGCTTGTAATCAATAGCCTGCACGCAACGGCCGCTCGGAATATAATATTTGGAGGTAGTCACTTTCATCGTTCCGCCATAAGGCAAAGAACGGGGAACCTGTACCAGTCCTTTTCCAAAAGTACGGTTACCAACGATAACAGCACGGTCGAGATCCTGCAAAGAACCTGATAAGATTTCAGAAGCAGAAGCCGTTCCGCTATTTACCAGTACGGCAATCGGAATATCCAAATCCAACGGTTCACGCAACGTTTTATAAGTGTTACTGGCCTGTTTGATTTTTCCTTTGGTCGTCACAATCACTTTTCCACGCGGCAAGAAATAATTCGCAATTTCTACTGCTTCATCCAGCAATCCACCGCCATTACTACGAAGGTCTATCACCAATGAAGTGGCTCCCTGTTTCTTCAAATCCAGCAGTGCTTTCTTAAATTCTTTGGAAGGGTTACCGGAAAAAGTACTAAGGCTGATGTAACCTATATTATTATCCAGTACGGCAGTATAAGGTATTGCCGGATTCTGAATAGACTCACGCACAATTGTGAACTCCATCGGTGTACGTCCGCCTTTCACATTCGGACGTTCAATCTTCAACTTAAAGCTGGTACCCGCCTGTCCGCGCAACATCTGACTGACTTCTGCATTATTCTTACCGGCAAGGTCTTTTCCGTCAATCTCCATCAGGATATCTCCCGCTTTCAGGCCGGCTTTTGCAGCTGGCGTTCCCTCGAAAGGTTCAGAAATCATCGAACGCTTTAGTTTTGTATTATAAGCAATGTAAGAACCTATACCACCAAATGATCCTTTAATCATCTGCTCCAACTCACTCTGGTCTTCTTCCGGATAATATTCCGTATAAGGGTCCAAGGTGTAAAGCATATTATCGATTCCTTCCCGAATCGTTTTATTCGGATCGATGGTATCTACATAGAACATATCCAGTTCTTTCACAATCGCGTTAAATATATCCAGATTCTTTGCAATCTGGAAATTACGGTCGTCTCCGCTCTTGAAACTAAAGAAAGCAACTGTGGCTATCACCGCTACTGCAACAATAGCTATTCGCCCGTTCAGCAATTTTTTCATACCTCTTTTTAATCTAAATGAGTCGTAAAAGTAGCTTAATCCTTTGTTATTCTGCCAGAATCCTGTTAATATTTAACTTAATTTCATCCCAGCGTTCCTGTGGGATCGTTGTTCCGATTACCTGAATAACATTTCCCGAGAGAATAGAACCTATTTTTGCACATTTATCTAACGAGTATCCACAGGTCAATCCATATAAGAATCCGGACGCAAAATAGTCACCTGCACCGGTAGTATCCACCACTTTCTGAACCGGAATGGCCGAAACCTTTATTTCTTCTGTCCCTTTGCGGATATAAGAACCATTTGCCCCGACTTTTACAATAGCAATACTGCATTTCTTGGCAATCACTCTCAAAGCTTCCTCCGGCTCCTTACCGGTAAAGGCTTTTGCTTCTTCTTCGTTCGCAAAGACAATGTCGACATATTTGTTTATTAATAAAGAGAAGAACTCCAGATCATTGGCCACAATATTATAACTAGCCATATCGAGACAAATCTGCAAACCTGCTTCTTTTGCCAGTTCAATGGCATGAAGAATCATTTCATGATCCTGAACGAGGTAGCCCTCTATAAACAGGTATGCGTAACCTTTAAACATATCCAGCGTCAGTTCTTCCGCCCTCAAAGAAGCGGCTGCTCCCAAATAGGTTCCAAAAGTGCGCTCTCCATCCGGCGAGATAAAAGTGGATGCCACACCGGAAGGTAGCCGGTCCGAGGTCAATAATTTGTCTTCAATCTTATTTTTCTGCAGATTTTCACGAAAAAAATCTCCATAATGATCATTTCCTACTTTTCCTATAAACCCGGTTGCGGCTCCCAAACAAGCCAGGCCAAGTATGGCATTTCCTGCCGATCCACCTGTCGCCAAATGGGTTTTCATCTGTGAGAATTTTGCGTTAATCTGCTGTAACTTAGCATCATCGATAAGTTGCATGCTTCCTTTGGGTAAACCCATTTCATTCAAGAGAGCATCATCCTTTAGGGTTGCAAGTACGTCTACCAAGGCGTTGCCTAATCCTATTATTTTGTCCATTACTAATATTTTTTTTGCAAAGATATTGCATATTTCAAAAAAACCTAGTACTTTTGCATCGCAATTGAGAAAAACATTCTTCCTTAGCTCAGTCGGTTAGAGCATCTGACTGTTAATCAGAGGGTCCTTGGTTCAAGTCCAAGAGGAAGAGCAAAGTTGAAAATCTTGATTGCAAACATTCTTCCTTAGCTCAGTCGGTTAGAGCATCTGACTGTTAATCAGAGGGTCCTTGGTTCAAGTCCAAGAGGAAGAGCAAAAAAAGAGGTAAATCGGAAGATTTATCTCTTTTTTATTTTTCTGATCCAATGTTTTTCGGATTATATCGGAATTCTGGGATCATGAATCATATTGAAAGCCTCTTTATTATTTATTCATTGCCTTCATATTTATTCCACCGTTGCCAACGTCAATATACTAATCCGTATATCTTCCACATCTACCAGACAGGAAGCACATGCCAGAGTGGTAGAACCGGTGGTCAACACATCGTCAACTATCAGTATGTGTTTCCCTGCAAGTGTTTCAGGATGTTGAAGTTCGAAGATACCTTCCACATTATCACGACGTTCAAATACCGATTTACGCGTTTGCGTTTCCGTATTTTTCTTACGCAATATAGAATCTGTATCAATAGGGATTCCTGTTACAGCAGCAATACCACGGGCAATCCACTCACTCTGATTATAACCACGGATTTGCTGTTTTTTCTTATGAAGCGGTATGGGGATTATCACATCAATTCCCTGAAAAAAATTGGAAGACAAAAGTTCGGCAGCCATATACCGCCCCATAATCGCGCCTATTTCCTTTTGTCCGCCATATTTCAACCGATGAAGAATCAAGCGGAAGTCACTTCCTTTCTCATAAAAGAAAAAAGATGTAGCCCGTTCCAAAGGAATTTGTCCCCAGAAGAGCCGTTCTACCGGATTATCTTTCCGAAGATGATAATTAGTACGGGGTAGATTGATATTACATACTGTACAGATACATTCTTCACCCTTTGCTAACGGTCGGCCGCAAACAACGCAGCAACGAGGAAATAGCAAAGACAAGAATGAACTAAGCCAGTCTTTTATAAGAAGTGTGTGTTTCATAATAATAGAGATTTTAAGGTTGCAATGGCACTTACATATTCAACGGAGGAACTTCTGACAGGAGTTTCTGAAAGAAAGGATGAAGATCTCCGTTCGTTGCAATAATATGATGTCCTTCTATGAAATGATCTTCGCCATAAAAGTCAGTAACCTTTCCTCCCGCCTCCTGAACAATCAGTGCCGCTGCAGAATAATCCCATTTTCCGAGAAATGCTTCCATCCATGCATCAAAACGCCCAATAGCCACATAGCAGATTGCGGCAGCGGCCGAGCCATTCATGCGCATACCTCCCACTACCCCATAAAGTTGATCGACAAGATGAAGAGCAGTCTGTTTATATTGCAGATGATTATAAGGTAATTCTGTAATGACAAATGCATCTTTGATGTCCTCAACGTTCGACACATGAATTTCTTCGCCATTCATAAAAGCTTTTCCGCCTTTCCAGGCATAGAAGCATTCATTCCGGCAAACTTCATAAACGACCCCCAAAAGAAGTTCGGTACGGTTACGTAAGGCGATGGACACACAATAAGGAGCCTCATCATGAATATAATTCGTGGTTCCATCCAAGGGGTCAATCACCCAGCAGTAGGGTTCATCCTGATAAGTAGCAGAGCCTTCTTCTGTGATGAATCCCGCTTCAGGCAGTAAAGCAGTAAGAGCTTTCACCACTCGCACTTCAGATTCTTTATCCACATAAGACACATAATCATGCGCATGTTTTTCTACCACACGTTCACGACGGAAGTTTTTTCGTTCTTCTTTCAAAAAATGTCCAACCTCTGTAGCAATCCGGCATACATCAGCTGTAAGTTGTTTTAAATCTAACATTCTATCTTTCGTAATTTAGGCAATCTACAAATCAATGCCAAAATTATTACTTTTTTTGATAGAAGTCAGAGTTTTCCCGGAAAAAGATAAGTAATTCCGTAGTATACTCCATTAAATTACTTTTGCACAGAAAATCTATATTCCGTAACGGAATAATATTTCTCATGAGGACGCAACACACAGGATGGAAATTCAGGATGATGTGGCGTGTCCGGATGATGGATGGTTTCCAATATCAGGCCACCATATTTCTGTTGTGGACCACCTTTGGCCACAATCTTTTCTGAAAGCCCGATACCGGTATAGATCAACAAGCCGGGCTCTGTAGTGTAAGTTTCTAATTGACGGCCACTTTGAGGTTCCGTGACAGTTGCAGCATAATGTAAATCTCCGTTATAATCACGAAGTATCCAATTGGCCGAATAGCCACCCATAAGTTTCATGTGTTCATTAGGAAAGTCGGCACGTTCTGCAAAACTGTGAGGAATACGAAAATCCAAAGGCCCTCCTATTACCGGTTCAACCGAAGCCGGCACATACCACGGAGTGTTTACCGTGACTGAATCCGCATTGATTTGTACGATATGACTTAAAACTGAACCTCCGTCATACCCCTGAAGGTTAAAATAGCAATGTTGCGACATATTAACGATAGTCGGCTGGTCGGTAACTGCCTCATATTCTATACGCCAAGTATTATCCGGGGTCCAGTAATAAGTGACTTTACAGTCCAAATTACCAGGATATCCCTCCTCTCCGTCAGGACTGCGACGAGTAAAAACAATGCCAAACGTATCAGAACAATTGACAGGT
The Bacteroides luhongzhouii DNA segment above includes these coding regions:
- a CDS encoding ComF family protein, translating into MKHTLLIKDWLSSFLSLLFPRCCVVCGRPLAKGEECICTVCNINLPRTNYHLRKDNPVERLFWGQIPLERATSFFFYEKGSDFRLILHRLKYGGQKEIGAIMGRYMAAELLSSNFFQGIDVIIPIPLHKKKQQIRGYNQSEWIARGIAAVTGIPIDTDSILRKKNTETQTRKSVFERRDNVEGIFELQHPETLAGKHILIVDDVLTTGSTTLACASCLVDVEDIRISILTLATVE
- a CDS encoding S41 family peptidase, with protein sequence MKKLLNGRIAIVAVAVIATVAFFSFKSGDDRNFQIAKNLDIFNAIVKELDMFYVDTIDPNKTIREGIDNMLYTLDPYTEYYPEEDQSELEQMIKGSFGGIGSYIAYNTKLKRSMISEPFEGTPAAKAGLKAGDILMEIDGKDLAGKNNAEVSQMLRGQAGTSFKLKIERPNVKGGRTPMEFTIVRESIQNPAIPYTAVLDNNIGYISLSTFSGNPSKEFKKALLDLKKQGATSLVIDLRSNGGGLLDEAVEIANYFLPRGKVIVTTKGKIKQASNTYKTLREPLDLDIPIAVLVNSGTASASEILSGSLQDLDRAVIVGNRTFGKGLVQVPRSLPYGGTMKVTTSKYYIPSGRCVQAIDYKHRNEDGSVGTIPDSLTKVFYTAAGREVRDGGGVMPDITIKQEKLPNILFYLVRDNLIFDYATQYCLKHPTIVAPEKFEVTDADYNDFKALVKKADFKYDQQSEKILKTLKEAAEFEGYMDDASEEFKALEKKLNHNLDRDLDYFSTDIKKMIATEIIKRYYYQRGTIIQQLKDDDGLKEAMKILNDPVKYKEMLSAPAAKK
- a CDS encoding adenosine kinase; protein product: MDKIIGLGNALVDVLATLKDDALLNEMGLPKGSMQLIDDAKLQQINAKFSQMKTHLATGGSAGNAILGLACLGAATGFIGKVGNDHYGDFFRENLQKNKIEDKLLTSDRLPSGVASTFISPDGERTFGTYLGAAASLRAEELTLDMFKGYAYLFIEGYLVQDHEMILHAIELAKEAGLQICLDMASYNIVANDLEFFSLLINKYVDIVFANEEEAKAFTGKEPEEALRVIAKKCSIAIVKVGANGSYIRKGTEEIKVSAIPVQKVVDTTGAGDYFASGFLYGLTCGYSLDKCAKIGSILSGNVIQVIGTTIPQERWDEIKLNINRILAE
- a CDS encoding aldose epimerase family protein, whose amino-acid sequence is MNRFFACLYLAVFVTACAECEVIPGVKTTFYGITQDGDTVTQYTLTNASGAQFKVIDYGCRVTNIMVPDREGKMADVVLGYENLKDYETGAERFFGALLGRYANRIAGGDFMIDSVRYQLSCNESPNGHPGHLHGGVKGFDRVMWKAIPVNCSDTFGIVFTRRSPDGEEGYPGNLDCKVTYYWTPDNTWRIEYEAVTDQPTIVNMSQHCYFNLQGYDGGSVLSHIVQINADSVTVNTPWYVPASVEPVIGGPLDFRIPHSFAERADFPNEHMKLMGGYSANWILRDYNGDLHYAATVTEPQSGRQLETYTTEPGLLIYTGIGLSEKIVAKGGPQQKYGGLILETIHHPDTPHHPEFPSCVLRPHEKYYSVTEYRFSVQK
- a CDS encoding inositol monophosphatase family protein; the protein is MLDLKQLTADVCRIATEVGHFLKEERKNFRRERVVEKHAHDYVSYVDKESEVRVVKALTALLPEAGFITEEGSATYQDEPYCWVIDPLDGTTNYIHDEAPYCVSIALRNRTELLLGVVYEVCRNECFYAWKGGKAFMNGEEIHVSNVEDIKDAFVITELPYNHLQYKQTALHLVDQLYGVVGGMRMNGSAAAAICYVAIGRFDAWMEAFLGKWDYSAAALIVQEAGGKVTDFYGEDHFIEGHHIIATNGDLHPFFQKLLSEVPPLNM